A genomic segment from Torulaspora delbrueckii CBS 1146 chromosome 3, complete genome encodes:
- the SMT3 gene encoding SUMO family protein SMT3 (similar to Saccharomyces cerevisiae SMT3 (YDR510W); ancestral locus Anc_1.51) gives MSESPAETKPDAQSEVKPETHINLKVSDGSSEIFFKIKRTTPLRRLMDAFAKRQGREMDSLRFLYDGLRIQPDQTPDDLDMEDNDIIEAHREQIGGY, from the coding sequence ATGTCCGAGAGCCCAGCGGAGACAAAACCGGATGCTCAATCCGAAGTTAAACCAGAAACTCACATtaatttgaaagtttcgGACGGATCGTCcgaaatcttcttcaagattaAGCGCACAACTCCCCTCAGGAGACTCATGGACGCGTTTGCCAAGAGACAGGGCCGTGAAATGGACTCGCTGAGGTTCTTGTACGACGGGCTCAGAATACAGCCTGACCAAACGCCCGATGACTTGGATATGGAGGACAACGATATCATTGAAGCCCACAGAGAACAGATCGGCGGCTATTAG
- the AGP1 gene encoding amino acid transporter AGP1 (similar to Saccharomyces cerevisiae AGP1 (YCL025C) and GNP1 (YDR508C); ancestral locus Anc_1.50) translates to MPSSSSSKADIIPPYELQDVKKVEQPAISNQELENEVEYFSGEPQGTNESEPHGNTGRNDGSAKGNIFVNFIDGFRRQTNHNSAAEDLENELTTCVSPATLSDYKKSGDSGSVDELEGKTKEEHLKKSIKPRHVVMISLGTGIGTGLLVGNAKALNDAGPAGLAIGYAIMGSCIYCIIQAAGEMAVTYSNLVGGFNAYPSFLVSPKLGFAVAWVYWLQWACVCPLELVTASMTIKYWTTKVNPDVFVVIFYFLIIVINVFGARGYAEAEFFFNCCKVLMITGFFILGIIINCGGAGNDGYIGGKYWHDPGAFRGDKAIDRFKGVAATLVTAAFAFGGSEFIALTASEQSNPRKAIPAAAKKILYRIIIIFLGSIIMVGFLVPWNSDQLMGSDSSKTKASPYVIAISSHGVRVVPHFVNAVILLSVLSVGNSAFYSSSRILISLSQQGYAPKFFNYIDREGRPARAMVIGALFAVIAFCAASSKEEDVFTWLLAISGLSQIFTWAAICLSHIRFRRAMHVQGRSLGEIGFKSELGVWGSYYAAGMMFLVLIAQFWVGLAPIGMNKLDAQSFFESYLAMLMLIAFYVGYMFWKKDWTLFIRAKDIDLDHHRQIFDEDVLRQEDEETKEKLRNGPLWKRILNFWC, encoded by the coding sequence ATGCCctcttcaagttcttccaagGCGGACATAATTCCTCCATATGAATTACaggatgtcaagaaggTTGAGCAACCTGCTATTTCGAATCAAGAGTTGGAAAATGAAGTAGAATATTTTAGTGGAGAGCCACAGGGTACTAATGAGTCGGAACCACATGGCAATACGGGTCGTAATGATGGATCAGCAAAAGGCAATATTTTTGTGAATTTTATCGATGGTTTTAGAAGACAAACGAATCACAATTCAGCAGCAGAGGATCTGGAAAATGAATTGACGACTTGTGTTTCTCCCGCTACTCTTAGTGATTACAAGAAGAGCGGCGACAGTGGTTCGgtcgatgaattggaagGGAAGACGAAAGAGGAGCATTTAAAGAAAAGCATTAAGCCACGCCATGTGGTGATGATCTCGCTTGGGACTGGTATTGGTACTGGTTTACTGGTCGGTAACGCCAAGGCGTTGAACGATGCCGGTCCCGCTGGTTTGGCCATCGGATATGCCATTATGGGAAGTTGTATTTATTGTATCATCCAGGCGGCCGGTGAGATGGCTGTCACTTACAGTAATTTGGTCGGTGGGTTCAATGCTTATCCTTCGTTTTTGGTCAGTCCTAAGCTTGGGTTCGCTGTGGCTTGGGTTTATTGGTTACAGTGGGCATGCGTGTGTCCATTGGAGTTGGTCACCGCTTCTATGACTATCAAATATTGGACTACAAAGGTCAATCCAGATGTTTTTGTCGTGATCTTCtacttcctcatcattgTTATCAACGTGTTTGGTGCCCGTGGTTACGCAGAGGCGgaattcttcttcaattgttgTAAAGTGCTTATGATAACTGGTTTCTTTATCCTAGGTATTATTATTAACTGTGGTGGTGCTGGTAACGATGGATACATCGGTGGAAAATACTGGCACGATCCGGGCGCTTTCAGAGGTGATAAAGCGATTGATCGTTTCAAGGGTGTTGCGGCCACTCTTGTCACTGCTGCTTTTGCCTTTGGTGGTTCCGAATTCATCGCTCTGACTGCTAGTGAACAATCCAATCCAAGAAAGGCTATTCCAGCAGCCGCCAAAAAAATCCTCTACAgaattattattattttcttgGGATCTATTATTATGGTCGGGTTTTTGGTCCCTTGGAACTCTGATCAACTGATGGGGTCCGATAGTTCTAAGACCAAGGCTTCCCCTTATGTTATTGCTATTTCCTCTCATGGTGTTAGAGTTGTCCCACATTTCGTGAACGCGGTTATTCTTCTGTCAGTGTTGTCCGTTGGTAACTCAGCTTTCTACTCCAGCTCTCGTATCCTGATATCGTTGTCCCAACAGGGTTATGCtccaaaattcttcaactatATCGACAGGGAAGGTAGACCCGCCAGAGCCATGGTCATTGGTGCATTGTTCGCAGTCATCGCGTTCTGTGCCGCCTCctcaaaggaagaagacgTGTTTACCTGGTTGCTTGCCATCTCCGGTTTGTCCCAGATCTTTACTTGGGCTGCAATTTGCCTGTCACACATTAGATTCAGAAGAGCAATGCATGTGCAAGGCAGATCCTTGGGTGAAATCGGTTTCAAGTCAGAATTGGGCGTTTGGGGATCTTACTACGCTGCCGGAATGATGTTTTTGGTCTTGATTGCTCAATTTTGGGTCGGACTGGCCCCAATTGGTATGAATAAACTAGATGCTCAGAGTTTCTTCGAAAGCTATCTCGCCATGTTGATGTTGATTGCCTTTTACGTTGGCTATatgttttggaagaaagacTGGACGTTATTTATCAGGGCAAAGGATATTGATCTAGATCACCACAGACAAATCTTCGACGAAGACGTCTTAAGGCAAGAGGACGAAGAGACtaaagaaaaattgagaaacgGTCCACTTTGGAAACGTATCCTAAATTTCTGGTGTTGA
- the TDEL0C06520 gene encoding uncharacterized protein (similar to Saccharomyces cerevisiae FRM2 (YCL026C-A); ancestral locus Anc_1.49): MTVDNYLKAIATRRTTYALKPELPAGVSINDIQRAVQTIIKETPTSFNSQVNRAIILTGEAHKSVWDHVVKNIPGEAGKKRPQSARDEAYGSIIFFTDDVITEKLQAQFAAFAAAFPQFADHSSGAAQIHTWTVLHQLGLGSHLQHYNGYVKGALPKEIPVTWSIHAQLVFGAPAAEPGEKSYAENPVKVFS; this comes from the coding sequence ATGACTGTTGATAACTACTTAAAGGCAATCGCCACTCGTCGTACTACTTATGCCTTGAAACCAGAATTGCCTGCTGGTGTTTCTATCAATGATATTCAACGCGCGGTTCAAACTATCATCAAGGAAACTCCAACCAGTTTCAATTCACAGGTTAATCGTGCTATCATTTTGACTGGTGAGGCTCACAAAAGCGTTTGGGATCATGTCGTTAAGAACATTCCTGGTGAAGCTGGTAAGAAAAGACCTCAATCAGCTAGGGATGAAGCCTATGGCTCTATTATTTTCTTCACCGATGATGTGATTACCGAAAAACTACAAGCGCAGTTCGCTGCCTTCGCAGCTGCATTCCCACAATTTGCTGACCACTCTTCTGGTGCTGCTCAGATACACACATGGACTGTCTTACACCAGCTGGGATTAGGTTCTCATTTGCAACATTATAATGGATATGTTAAAGGTGCCCTCCCAAAGGAAATCCCAGTCACTTGGAGTATTCATGCTCAACTAGTATTCGGTGCTCCAGCCGCTGAGCCTGGCGAGAAATCTTATGCCGAAAATCCTGTCAAGGTTTTTAGCTAA
- the FUS1 gene encoding Fus1p (similar to Saccharomyces cerevisiae FUS1 (YCL027W); ancestral locus Anc_1.48) codes for MSSPAVTTRTLYPSSYSQDPSSSSTSSVRVPTTITHLVTKTLASDIPSSVPLNDFSAGSRTTSATTLGLAIGLPVGLFCLGLVIFLFYFYWKDTRIDLETPKIGAGGTFKQPDEKGWLSNILYGSENVDDNDSYLNVKRLPSMSSRIQYKISKPIPQHILTPKAPICKEPAHSMEVSDDVDALLYTKPPNIYHIDSKMPSTNSLGGQQSLPSVRAGTCSDKPIRKWNYQSPLSRWFLRSSTYLQDGFALSGAIKTPTVQLKQLKILSRIHKDYADSSQFLFDEKSPILDSTGGSSESPESVEPSGMINDVKVLTPSSVVYGTIDPQVFEVGDESWPNVRPLELNPVPSNINKAGKKRKGRRHSRLRKHLEQISDVKPLPNVPKSTKGSDDRLRVGYVYKIIQDYNARLADEIHIKVGDYAKVLATHTDGWCLVEKCTAEDQSGSQSLQEKSVNDKGYLNDDRGIIPGDCLE; via the coding sequence ATGAGCTCTCCTGCAGTTACAACTAGAACTCTTTATCCATCTTCTTACAGCCAGGACCCCTCTAGCTCTTCTACAAGCTCCGTGAGGGTCCCAACAACTATCACTCATCTGGTGACAAAGACATTGGCATCTGATATTCCTTCAAGTGTTCCATTGAATGATTTTAGTGCTGGATCAAGAACCACTTCCGCGACTACTCTTGGTCTGGCAATTGGTCTTCCGGTGGGACTTTTTTGTCTGGGTCTAGTGATATTTTTGTTTTATTTCTATTGGAAGGATACGAGAATCGATTTGGAAACACCCAAGATTGGGGCCGGAGGTACTTTTAAGCAGCCAGATGAAAAAGGTTGGCTCTCCAATATTTTATATGGTAGCGAAAATGTTGATGACAATGATAGCTATTTGAACGTGAAGCGGCTACCTTCGATGTCTTCAAGGATTCAGTATAAGATTTCGAAGCCAATTCCTCAGCACATATTAACACCAAAGGCTCCGATCTGCAAGGAACCAGCGCATTCTATGGAAGTTAGTGATGACGTCGATGCACTTTTGTATACGAAGCCTCCAAACATATATCACATAGACTCCAAGATGCCTTCAACAAACAGTCTCGGAGGTCAGCAGTCTTTGCCATCAGTACGGGCTGGTACATGCTCTGATAAGCCGATTCGGAAATGGAACTATCAGTCCCCGCTATCGAGATGGTTTCTCCGAAGTTCCACCTATTTGCAAGATGGTTTTGCGCTATCGGGTGCGATAAAGACACCTactgttcaattgaaacagttGAAGATTTTATCACGGATCCACAAGGATTACGCAGATTCTTCACAGTTTCTCttcgatgaaaaatctcCAATCTTAGATAGCACTGGTGGATCGAGCGAATCTCCAGAAAGTGTGGAGCCCAGTGGTATGATAAATGATGTGAAAGTGCTGACACCTTCATCGGTGGTTTATGGCACTATTGATCCGCAGGTTTTTGAAGTCGGAGACGAAAGCTGGCCAAACGTCAGGCCTCTGGAGCTAAATCCAGTTCCCAGTAACATAAATAAAGCAGGAAAAAAGAGGAAAGGGAGACGTCATAGCAGGCTGCGAAAACACTTGGAGCAGATCTCAGATGTGAAACCATTACCAAATGTACCGAAATCAACGAAAGGGAGTGACGATAGACTTCGCGTGGGGTACGTTTACAAGATAATTCAAGATTATAACGCCAGGCTCGCCGATGAGATCCACATTAAAGTGGGTGATTATGCAAAAGTGCTTGCTACTCACACAGATGGCTGGTGccttgttgaaaaatgtaCAGCAGAGGACCAAAGTGGTTCACAAAGCCTACAAGAGAAAAGTGTTAATGATAAGGGgtatttgaatgatgacAGAGGGATAATTCCAGGTGACTGTCTGGAGTAA